From the Moraxella sp. FZFQ2102 genome, the window AAAATTTTATAAAGATTTCGATGTTAAAGCGTGTGTTTTTGTAAGCAAGCGGTATCGAAAACTGTATCTGTTGCTACAATGATTTTTGCTAAGAGTATTTACCAAGCGTATTTGCTAAGATAAGGCGCGTGCCAGTTTGTCAATGTATCTGATAATCATCTGATGACTGCTTTTTAAATCATGGCGTATGCGTGCAAGCTGTGCTACAATGGCAAGGTTTGATAAAGGATAATTTCATGACTGACAAAATTAAAATCGCCACGCCAAAACCATCAACCAAAGCCAAAAAAGCCTTGATTTGGATTGACCTTGAGATGACAGGGCTTGATACCCAGCGCGATGAGATCATCGAGATCGCAACCATCGTCACGGATGATGATTTGAACATCCTTGCTGAAGGTCCCGTGCTTGCCATCAAGGTCAGTGATGTGGTGCTAAATGGCATGGATGACTGGAATAAGAACCAACACGGACAATCTGGTCTCATTGATCGCGTGCGCCGCAGTAAAGTGACGCTTGAAGATGCTGAAGTGCAGACCATTGAATTTCTGTCAAAGTGGGTGGATGCGGGCATCTCACCGATGTGTGGTAATTCCATCTGTCAAGATCGCCGATTCTTGGCGCGCCAAATGCCGAAGCTTGAGCGTTATTTTCACTATCGCAACCTTGATGTTTCAAGTATCAAAGAGCTGTGCTATCGCTGGCGTCCTGATGTGGCAAGCGGCTACCAAAAAGGCGGCGCGCATCTTGCCCTAGACGACATCCGCGACTCAATCCGCGAGCTGCGCCATTATCGTGAGCATTTTTTTAAGTTATTGGATTGATGGCTGTGCAATGAATCAACGGAACGCAGTGAGTGTGTTCCGTTTTTTATTTATAAATTGGTTTAAAAATCAATGACTCATCATCAGATTATCGATCAAGATTGCGTTTTTTTTCTTGAAAAATTACCCTGCCATCCTTATAGTATAATCACCGCTGATGATTTTATGGGTATCTGTATAATTATCCAAAGCGTGACAATGCCGAAAATCTACACATAATAAATGGCATATTAACATTATAATAAATTCATAATTAAATAATAATCAATAAGGAGCTTTCCATGACTACTGTCACCCACACCCGACAAGTCGAACAATTAAACAAAGGTATGCCAACTTCTGATGGTGCAGGCGTGAATTTGACGCGCGTACTGACGCACAATCTACAAAAACGCCTTGATCCATATCTGATGCTTGATCACTTCAGCAGCGATGACCCAAATGACTATATCGCAGGTTTTCCTGATCATCCGCACCGTGGCTTTGAGACCATTACCTTTATGATCCAAGGTCGTATGCTGCACCATGACAGCGCAGGGCATCGCGGACTACTCGAAGATGGCGGCGTGCAGTGGATGACGGCAGCGCATGGCGTGATCCATTCTGAGATTCCCCAACAAGAAAACGGTGTGATGGAAGGATTTCAGCTGTGGCTGAATCTACCTGCCAAGGATAAATTGAACAAGCCTTGGTATAAGGATTTTGCTAAGGCGGATCTACCGCACGCGCGATTGGATAATGGTGTGGATGTCACGGTGATTGCGGGTCATAGTCATGGTGTCGATGGCGCGGTGACGCGAGAAGTGACTGAGCCGACTTATTTGGATGTCAAAATGCCTGCAGGTACGCGTTTTGAGCAGCAGCTGCCAGATACGCACAATGCCTTTATCTTTGTCTTCCGCGGCAGTGTCAGCATCAATGGTAAAAAAGTTGCGCTTGATACCATGGCGATCTTGGCAAATGATGCAGGCAGTGATGGCGTGGTCATCGATGCAGATGAAGACGCGCGATTCTTATTGATCGCAGGTAAGCCGCTGAATGAACCAATCGTCCAATATGGTCCATTTGTGATGAATACCGAACAGCAAATCATCGATGCGATGAATGATTATCGCGCAGGCAGATTGGGCGAAAAAGCCGATGTGATGGCTGATTAAACCATCCGCATAAGTTGTCTATATTAATAAGATGAATTAAAAAATTTTCCGTTCAAATATAATCTTATCATGTGAATTTGGGCGGAAAATTCATACACAAGGATCACCAAGATGAGTGATAATATCTTAAAGCCGCGTGAAGCACTGCTCAATGAAGGGCTGTATGTCAATCGCGTATTGCCGCAGCGTGGTCGTCGCACGATTGGCGCGTGGTGCTTTTTGGATCATTTGGGTCCAACCAAGTCGGATAAGCCACTGAATGTCGGCGAGCATCCACATACAGCACTACAAACCTTTACTTGGATGATCTCAGGTGAGACGCTGCATCATGACAGCTTGGGCAATGCCAATACCGTAGGTCCAGGTGAGATCAATATCATGACGGCAGGGCATGGCATCGCACACACTGAAGTGAACGCGCCGAATAGCACGGGCGATATGCACGCGGTGCAGCTGTGGATCGCCTTGCCGCCTGATCGCTATGATGGCGCAGCGGATTTTCAACATTTATCACAGCTGCCTGTGTGGACAGATCAGGGTGTGACGCATACTTTATTGGTTGGTGAATTTGCTGATCAACGCTCCGCTGCTAAGGTCTATACGCCGCTTGTGGGTCTAGATCTACACAATGACAGCGATACGGCGCAGATGCTGACTTTGCCATTGAATACTGAGTTTGAATACGGTATATTTGTCAGCCTTGGCGAAGCGCAAGTGGTGGATAGTACTGTGCCGATGCATCATCTGTATTATCAGCAAGCAGGCGCGAGTACACTTACCATCAGCTTGCCTGCTCATGCGCGTGTGCTGCTGATCGGTGGCGTGCCGATTGATTAATCCTGTGACTATGTGGTGGAACTTTGTCGGTCCTGATAAGGGCTATATTGGCACGGCATTCGGTGATTGGCAAGCACAAAATGCACGCTTTGCCCCTGTAGTAGATGCGCCGTATCGCTATGACGCGCCGCGTCCGCCGTGGGTCGATTAATACAAATTATGCAAAAGACGAAAATTGATGGTTTTCGTCTTTTTTATTTTTCGTTATAATGCTATTTCAATTTATCAACCAATGGAGTGTAGGGTGAAAAAACTGTTTACCTCAAGCATGGTGGCTGCAGCGGCAAATCTTATGATAGCACCAAGCGTGCAAGCGCAGACGAGTGCGATGCCTGATACTTTGGCGCAGGTCATGAAGACTAAGACTTTGCGCGTGTGTTCACCAGGCGATTATAAGCCGTTTAGCTTTGATCATCAGGGTAAGTTTGAAGGTGTGGATAATGACTTGGTTGAGCTGTTGGCAGACAGTATGGGTGCAGAAGTTCAGATGGTTAAGACCAGTTGGTCAAATCTGATGAGTGATTTTACCGCGGGTAAGTGTGATATTGCCATCGGTGGTATTTCGATTACTTTACCACGACAGCAGCAAGCCTTGTTTAGCGTACCATATTTTACCAATGGCAAGACGCCACTTGTACGCTGTGAAGATGTCTCAAAATACCAAACCATTGATCAGATTAATCAGCCAACTGTGCGCATCGTAGCCAATCCTGGCGGTAGTAATGAGAACTTTGCTCGCACTGTTTTGACCAAGGCAAAACTTACGATGCATCCTGAAAATTTGACGATTTTTAATGAAGTGGCTGAAGGTCGTGCGGATGTATTTGTCACTGAAGCGGCAGAAGCCATCGTCAAGACCCATGAGCATAAAGGCGTGCTGTGTGCTGTCAATCCTGATAAACCACTAAAACCTGCCCAAAATGGCTGGTTGATCGCCAATAATGATTTTCGCTTTAAGGCGTATGTTGATCAATTTTTACATCTTGAAAGACTATCAGGCAATCTTGATCGCGTGATCAGTAAGTGGTTGCCAAAGGATTGATTATCCTGATGAAAACAAAAAAGATTGGTGAACTTGCCAATTTTTTTATCTCTAAAGCCTTGCCAAAACCAGTGCATCATCCACCAAAAGCCCAATTTCAGCGCTAACTACTTGCCTATCATCGCGCCAGTCACCCAGTACCGTGCGGACTTTGTCATCGGCATGATGCACGGCAGGGCGGTGGGTATGACCGTGTAATAGTGCATCACAGTCTTTTAAGGCATGGCTTACAGCATCGTTATTGACATCCATGATTATGGCGGATTTTTGGCTTTTGTCATTTTTTGATTTATCTTTAATATCTTTGCCAAGTTTTTCGCGTATGGATAAGGGAAGCTTGAGCAGTAGATAACGCATGAGCGGATGGCGGATGATGGCGCGGTATTGCTGATATTTGACATCATCGGTACACAGCGCGTCGCCATGCTCTAGGCGAATGCGTGCTTGCGGGGTATTGATATAAAAAGGCTCGGCAATGATAGCACCGCCAAATAATTTGGTGAGTTTATCAGACAAAGCAAAATCACGATTGCCATGCATGACTAAGATTTGCACCTTTTTGTCAGACAGTTTTTTTAGGGCTTTGATGATGGGTGTGAGCCAATGCGTGTCTTTGGTTTGTTTATCCAAGCTTAAATAAGCATCATCACCGATCCAAGCATCCAACCAGTCGCCAAGAATGTATAAGCTGTTCAAATTCGGCAGGTGGCACAGATCTTCAATCAGGCGAATAAATGCCGCTGCAAGCTTGGGCGTATGTGCTGATAAGTGCAAATCACTAACAAAAACCGCCTGAATTTCAGACGGCTTTGTGGTGAAATAATAATCAGCGCTGTGCATTATTTCTTAATAACTTTAGCGCTGTTGATCACGATCGGTGTGGTCGGTACATCCGCGTGATAGCCGAAGCGACCAGTTGGAACGCCTTTGATTTGGTTCACGATATCCATACCATCGATGACGCGACCGAATACGGCATAGCCCCAGCCTTGTGGTGTTGGGCTGGTGTAGTTTAGAAAATCGTTGTCGCGCACATTGATGAAAAACTGTGCAGTCGCTGAATGCGGATCGGAAGTGCGCGCCATGGCGATTGTGCCAGTATCATTTCTTAGACCGTTATCCGCTTCGTTTTTGATCGGCGTGCCAGTGCGCTTTTCTTTCATCTCGCTGTCCATACCGCCGCCTTGGATCATGAAGCCGTCGATCACACGGTGGAAAATCAAGCCATCATAATGACCAGACTCGACATAGTCGATGAAGTTGGCGACCGTTACAGGTGCTTTTTCGGCGTTTAGCTCGATGACGATGTTACCATAAGTGGTGTCAAATTCTACAATTGGCATATCCATGACAAATCCTTAAAGTGAGTGAAATTTTGGCTATTATAGCACAGTTGTCTGATAAATATGGGGATGATTTTATCGATTTCAAAGGGTTTCAAGGATAAATCTGCCAAGAAATGGCTGATGAAAATTGCTGATTAAACAGATGAAAAATCATGCCAATTATGCTAAAGTATCAAGGTTTATTTTGTATTGATTGATAATAATTTGGACACAGATATGACCACTGCTAACGAGCTACCCGAAAAAAACGATTTTATCCGCACCATCATCCGTGATGACCTGCAATCAGGCAAGCATGAGAGCATTTTGACCCGTTTTCCACCTGAGCCAAATGGCTATTTGCACATCGGCCATGTCAAGTCGATTTGCCTAAATTTCGGCGTGGCAGGCGAGTTTGATGGTGCGTGCAATTTACGCTTTGACGACACCAACCCAACCGCCGAAAAACAAGACTATGTCGATGGTATCAAAGAAGATGTCAAATGGCTTGGCTTTGACTGGGCGGGTGATGTGCGTTATGCATCGAGCTACTTTGATCAGCTGCACGCTTGGGCGGTACAACTCATCAAGCAAGGGGATGCTTATGTCGATCTACAAAGCATCGATGAAATCCGCGCCAATCGTGGCTCATTCACCGAAGTGGGTAAGCCATCACCGCAGCGTGATGAGAGTGTGGAAGTGAATTTGGCTCGTTTTGATGATATGAAAAACGGTAAATATCCTGATGGCGGTGCGGTACTGCGTGCCAAGATTGATATGGCACATCCGAACATGAATATGCGTGACCCTGTCATCTATCGGGTGATGCACGCTCATCACCATCAGACAGGCGATGACTGGTGCATCTATCCGATGTATGACTTTGCCCATCCTTTGTCTGATGCGCTTGAGGGTATTACGCACTCGCTGTGTACGCTAGAGTTTGAAGATCATCGCCCATTTTATGATTGGGTGATTGAGAAAGTGGGCTTTGATAATCCGCCGCATCAGTACGAATTCAGCCGTCTAAACATCGATCATACCCTGACTAGTAAGCGTAAGCTGAAGCGTTTGGTGGATATGGGTGCGGTGTCAGGCTGGGATGATCCGCGTATGCCGACCGTGGCCGGTATGCGTCGCCGTGGCTATACGCCTGAAGGCTTGCGTGATTTTTGTGAGCGTGTGGGCATCACCAAGTCTGATGGCTTGGTGGATCATCGTATGCTTGAGTTTAGCGTGCGTAAATCGCTCGAAGACACCACCGCTCGTGGCATGGCGGTATTGCGTCCCTTGAGGGTCACCATCACCAACTTTGATGAAGCGGTGGCAAAATTTGCTGAACTCAAAAACCCAAAAACCGTCGCTGACTTTGATGGTGAAGTGCTATGGCTCACCCAGCCAAAGCATCCGTCCTTGGAGATGGGCGAACGCCGTATTCCATTTACCAAGACCATTTATATCGACCAAACCGACTTTGAAGTCGTGCCACCAGCAGGCTACAAGCGTCTATCGCCAGAAAATCCTGAAATCCGCCTGCGTAATAGCTATGTCCTAAAGGTCAATGAGCATAAGCTGGATGATGCAGGTCAAGTGGTTGAGCTGATTGCTACTATTGATGAAAATACACTGGGTAACAACCCAGAAGGTCGCAAAGTCAAAGGCGTCATCCACTGGGTATCAGCCAGTCATGGCGTCGATGCGGTGGTGCGTCTGTATGAGTATCTACTGCTCGAAGATGATGAAATCAGCGATGTCAGCCTACACGAAAAAGAAATCATCGATGCCGACACCGATGCTGATACACTATGGATTAAACAGCATCTCAATCCAAACTCACTCACCATCTGTCAAGCGGTGGTCGAGCCTGATTTGGCAAAAGCGGCGGCAGGCGAGCGTTTCCAATTCGAGCGTGAGAGCTACTTTATCGCTGATGCCATTGAGCACAATGCCGACTTGCCAGTATTTAACCAAATCGTCGGGCTAAAAGACAGCTTTAAGCTTGAATGATTATTTTAATTGTCAAAACCCCCAATTGTGATTGGGGGTTTTCTGTTTGGTGGCAATTAAGCTAAAACCCACGTTGGGCTTTATATTTGGTCAGGATTTCATTAAGTTGCGGTTCAAACTTACTGATATATTCATTTGTTAATCCTATAGTACCGCTTGGATGTGGAAAGGTTACAGTATGACAATGCTCAAAATCCTGAAAAATCACTCTAAATTTTCTACCACTTGTTTCTGCGGTTACTGATTTCCTACCAGCGATGGATTGACCTAAAATATTTTCAATTTTTGATAAATTATCTGGTTTATTAATGAAGTCAGAATTTCTTACACCCATGAATAAAATAAGACTAGGCTTGAGTTCTTTTAATAGCTCAACAAAGTTATCAAAGCCACTAGCAATTACATCGTAGTCCTGAACATGATTGCTTTGTGTATTTGAGAGATTGGTTTGCATAATGCTTTTGGTAAAGTCATCCCCTAAGCCATCGTGATTTAATGGATGTCCCCACAGTCTAAACCATGTAGCAATACGACTGTCATAAGGGAAAGAATATTTACCTAAAAATGGTTCTTTATTGGCAAATGTAAATGTAACTTCGTCTTTATTGGGATGTGAGATTTTTTGTGTTTTGTTAGCTTCATATTTTGCAACATCTGCTTTTGATTCCCCATGCTCATAACCGCAAATCAATATACCATTTTGGTCATTAAATCCTTTAAAAATACTATTGCCTAAATTAAGGTGTGCAGACATAATAAAATCCTTATTTAATTAAAATGACATTATGGGATATTTTATTGAAAAATACAAAAAAATCAAGCCATCGTCTGATGGCTTGATTTGTATTGATATCAATCAATTGAATAATTTACTCAACCTGACTGACATCACGCACCGCACCCGTATCAGCAGATGTTGCCATCGCTGCATAGGCACGCAAAGCTTGTGAGACATAGCGTTCACGATTGGCAGGTTTCCACGCCATCTTGCCACGAGTTTCCATCGCTTCACGGCGTTTTGCCAATTCTTCATCTGACACATCCAAATGAATACTACGATTTGGGATATCAATCTCAATGGTGTCAAACTCTTCGACCAAGCCAATGGCGCCGCCTTCGGCAGCTTCAGGGCTGGCATGACCGATAGACAGACCCGATGTACCGCCACTGAAGCGACCATCAGTGAGTAGGGCACAGGCTTTGCCTAAGCCTTTTGATTTGAGATATGAAGTTGGGTAGAGCATCTCTTGCATACCAGGACCGCCTTTTGGGCCTTCGTAGCGGATGATGACGATGTCACCTGCGACGATCTGATCATCCAAGATGGCAGCGACAGCAGAGTCTTGGCTCTCAAACACACGAGCACGGCCAGTGAATGTTAGGATGCTTTCGTCCACACCTGCAGTCTTGACCACACAGCCACGCTCAGCAATATTACCAAATAGTACTGCAAGTCCGCCATCTTGAGAGTAGGCGTGTTCACGGCTACGGATACAGCCTGATTCACGATTGACATCGAGATTTGACCAGACTTTATTTTGGCTAAAGGCTTGGGTGGTGCGTACGCCGCCTGGGGCTGCGATATATAGGTCACGTGCTTGGGTATTGTCAGGATTCATGATATCCCACTTGGCAAGTGCATCAGCCATCGTCGCACTGTGTACAGTCGGCACATCAGTCTGTAGTAGCCCTGCACGGTCAAGCTCGGCTAGGATACCCATCACACCACCAGCACGGTGCACATCTTCCATGTGATATTTTTGGGTAGCAGGGGCGACTTTTGATAGACAAGGTACTTGGCGAGATAGGCGATCAATGTCCGCCATCTTAAAGTCTACGCCCGCTTCATTGGCAGCTGCCAGTAGGTGCAAGATGGTATTGGTCGAGCCACCCATGGCGATATCTAGGCTCATGGCATTTTCATAAGCAGCTTTGGTGGCGATCGAGCGTGGTAGCACCGATGCATCATCTTGTTCATAGTAGCGTTTGGCAAGCTCGACGATACGGCGACCTGCTTCTAGGAACAAATCTTTTCGCTTGGCGTGCGTCGCAAGTAGTGAACCATTACCTGGTAGTGATAGACCAAGTGCTTCGGTCAAGCAGTTCATTGAGTTTGCGGTGAACATACCTGAGCATGATCCACAAGTTGGACAGGCTGAGCGTTCGGTGGTGGCGACATCGCTATCGCTGATCAAATCATCGGCAGCATCGATCATTGCATCGACTAGGTCAAGCTTACGCACCTTTTGACCGCTCTCATCCGTCACAGTCTCATGTACGGTATGACCATCACC encodes:
- the orn gene encoding oligoribonuclease, coding for MTDKIKIATPKPSTKAKKALIWIDLEMTGLDTQRDEIIEIATIVTDDDLNILAEGPVLAIKVSDVVLNGMDDWNKNQHGQSGLIDRVRRSKVTLEDAEVQTIEFLSKWVDAGISPMCGNSICQDRRFLARQMPKLERYFHYRNLDVSSIKELCYRWRPDVASGYQKGGAHLALDDIRDSIRELRHYREHFFKLLD
- a CDS encoding pirin family protein; translation: MTTVTHTRQVEQLNKGMPTSDGAGVNLTRVLTHNLQKRLDPYLMLDHFSSDDPNDYIAGFPDHPHRGFETITFMIQGRMLHHDSAGHRGLLEDGGVQWMTAAHGVIHSEIPQQENGVMEGFQLWLNLPAKDKLNKPWYKDFAKADLPHARLDNGVDVTVIAGHSHGVDGAVTREVTEPTYLDVKMPAGTRFEQQLPDTHNAFIFVFRGSVSINGKKVALDTMAILANDAGSDGVVIDADEDARFLLIAGKPLNEPIVQYGPFVMNTEQQIIDAMNDYRAGRLGEKADVMAD
- a CDS encoding pirin family protein is translated as MSDNILKPREALLNEGLYVNRVLPQRGRRTIGAWCFLDHLGPTKSDKPLNVGEHPHTALQTFTWMISGETLHHDSLGNANTVGPGEINIMTAGHGIAHTEVNAPNSTGDMHAVQLWIALPPDRYDGAADFQHLSQLPVWTDQGVTHTLLVGEFADQRSAAKVYTPLVGLDLHNDSDTAQMLTLPLNTEFEYGIFVSLGEAQVVDSTVPMHHLYYQQAGASTLTISLPAHARVLLIGGVPID
- a CDS encoding transporter substrate-binding domain-containing protein; translation: MKKLFTSSMVAAAANLMIAPSVQAQTSAMPDTLAQVMKTKTLRVCSPGDYKPFSFDHQGKFEGVDNDLVELLADSMGAEVQMVKTSWSNLMSDFTAGKCDIAIGGISITLPRQQQALFSVPYFTNGKTPLVRCEDVSKYQTIDQINQPTVRIVANPGGSNENFARTVLTKAKLTMHPENLTIFNEVAEGRADVFVTEAAEAIVKTHEHKGVLCAVNPDKPLKPAQNGWLIANNDFRFKAYVDQFLHLERLSGNLDRVISKWLPKD
- a CDS encoding UDP-2,3-diacylglucosamine diphosphatase; the encoded protein is MHSADYYFTTKPSEIQAVFVSDLHLSAHTPKLAAAFIRLIEDLCHLPNLNSLYILGDWLDAWIGDDAYLSLDKQTKDTHWLTPIIKALKKLSDKKVQILVMHGNRDFALSDKLTKLFGGAIIAEPFYINTPQARIRLEHGDALCTDDVKYQQYRAIIRHPLMRYLLLKLPLSIREKLGKDIKDKSKNDKSQKSAIIMDVNNDAVSHALKDCDALLHGHTHRPAVHHADDKVRTVLGDWRDDRQVVSAEIGLLVDDALVLARL
- a CDS encoding peptidylprolyl isomerase — protein: MDMPIVEFDTTYGNIVIELNAEKAPVTVANFIDYVESGHYDGLIFHRVIDGFMIQGGGMDSEMKEKRTGTPIKNEADNGLRNDTGTIAMARTSDPHSATAQFFINVRDNDFLNYTSPTPQGWGYAVFGRVIDGMDIVNQIKGVPTGRFGYHADVPTTPIVINSAKVIKK
- a CDS encoding glutamine--tRNA ligase/YqeY domain fusion protein, with amino-acid sequence MTTANELPEKNDFIRTIIRDDLQSGKHESILTRFPPEPNGYLHIGHVKSICLNFGVAGEFDGACNLRFDDTNPTAEKQDYVDGIKEDVKWLGFDWAGDVRYASSYFDQLHAWAVQLIKQGDAYVDLQSIDEIRANRGSFTEVGKPSPQRDESVEVNLARFDDMKNGKYPDGGAVLRAKIDMAHPNMNMRDPVIYRVMHAHHHQTGDDWCIYPMYDFAHPLSDALEGITHSLCTLEFEDHRPFYDWVIEKVGFDNPPHQYEFSRLNIDHTLTSKRKLKRLVDMGAVSGWDDPRMPTVAGMRRRGYTPEGLRDFCERVGITKSDGLVDHRMLEFSVRKSLEDTTARGMAVLRPLRVTITNFDEAVAKFAELKNPKTVADFDGEVLWLTQPKHPSLEMGERRIPFTKTIYIDQTDFEVVPPAGYKRLSPENPEIRLRNSYVLKVNEHKLDDAGQVVELIATIDENTLGNNPEGRKVKGVIHWVSASHGVDAVVRLYEYLLLEDDEISDVSLHEKEIIDADTDADTLWIKQHLNPNSLTICQAVVEPDLAKAAAGERFQFERESYFIADAIEHNADLPVFNQIVGLKDSFKLE
- the ilvD gene encoding dihydroxy-acid dehydratase; protein product: MPVYRSKTSTAGRNMAGARALWRATGMTDDDFNKPIIAIANSFTQFVPGHVHLKDLGQLVAREIEAAGGVAKEFNTIAVDDGIAMGHGGMLYSLPSRDLIADSVEYMVNAHCADALVCISNCDKITPGMLMAAMRLNIPTIFVSGGPMEAGKVLASTLGDGHTVHETVTDESGQKVRKLDLVDAMIDAADDLISDSDVATTERSACPTCGSCSGMFTANSMNCLTEALGLSLPGNGSLLATHAKRKDLFLEAGRRIVELAKRYYEQDDASVLPRSIATKAAYENAMSLDIAMGGSTNTILHLLAAANEAGVDFKMADIDRLSRQVPCLSKVAPATQKYHMEDVHRAGGVMGILAELDRAGLLQTDVPTVHSATMADALAKWDIMNPDNTQARDLYIAAPGGVRTTQAFSQNKVWSNLDVNRESGCIRSREHAYSQDGGLAVLFGNIAERGCVVKTAGVDESILTFTGRARVFESQDSAVAAILDDQIVAGDIVIIRYEGPKGGPGMQEMLYPTSYLKSKGLGKACALLTDGRFSGGTSGLSIGHASPEAAEGGAIGLVEEFDTIEIDIPNRSIHLDVSDEELAKRREAMETRGKMAWKPANRERYVSQALRAYAAMATSADTGAVRDVSQVE